Proteins encoded in a region of the Cydia pomonella isolate Wapato2018A chromosome 3, ilCydPomo1, whole genome shotgun sequence genome:
- the LOC133516662 gene encoding uncharacterized protein LOC133516662: MEPTERSEYVKNNNLCYNCLVPGHSASKCRVPVSCRICHRRHHSLLHQLKQTEPVAPTSPSQPLASSLHVVEDIEEVQANTVIALHLTTRQKSALLATAVVEARSNQGHIIPLRALIDQGSEESFISEKAAQLLKLDRQHVRGSITGLGPMRTEINHVCELQIKSQWDKTFVLPVKAYVMSKQLTKKLPKKHIVRQPWPHLQGLQLADPNYNNSGPIDLLLGVRVYARILQAELVKGPPGTPCAQRTNLGWILFGESDITSEEDSYLIMHHQVDIEDTLKSLWEIETDTNRKYTKEEQLCEEIYEKTVTRNQEGRYIVKLPFKTENPRVLDGNTKEIATKRFMQLERKFKRSPNLKTEFIKGINDYLEEGHLEEVPEKEKEDKSVYLPYHAVIRDDKETTRTRLVFDASCKGSNNVSLNDELMIGPQLQDDLRNLLMRWRLKRVGFVADVQKMYRQILVTKEDANYQRILWRQDESEELKEYRMLRVTFGTAPAPYLAVKTLQKIAIDEEEKQLGKRVTNNHSKVAIKTIKEDFYMDDLLSGAATADEAIAIANEVTRILKQGGFQLMKWCSNNIEFMKSIDEDKRSANAQVELNLDGTIKALGIAWNLGADKFQYNLSLPPMSKTITKRGILSDVQRLFDPLGWIAPSTVMAKMLMQRLWLEKVSWDESVSPELEEEWKQIRDDFENVKDIKMDRWLGTTETEEEKIQIHGFSDASMRAYAAVVYIRVESENKITTKIIAARTRISPLKTISLPRLELCGALLLSKLMKQIGSAMRIPTTSMFAWTDSSIVIAWLCGEPNRWKPFVANRVVEIVENLNNKHWYHVQSKDNPADIASRGMKLSTLKNYDLWWHGPSWLSEKEINISKQEDFTTDEEIKVQKIQTYLNIEDLEKQEKTLTTQFGDFDKLTELLKSIIYCRRFLNYKKNPDGIDKDITTIELQNAMNICIKMAQQEEYQEEIERLISNKQVKRKSCLRSLAPYVDENKFLRVGGRLRYANIDENRKHPIILGNKNSLVPLIIADAHTRTLHGTMAEMLCYLRSKYWILRAKSLVKRHIQKCLTCAKQNATSKPQIMGDLPETRVTPSRPFLHSGVDFAGPYQILTSKGRGGKTVKAYIAIFICMAVKAIHIELVGDLTSEAFIAAFKRFVARRGKCTHMWSDQGRNFIGANKELVEAWNEAKLKFTGPIAETLAIEGTQWHFIPAYSPNFGGLWEAGVKSIKHHLKRVLTTNLTFEEMTTVLYETEACLNSRPLCPLDNSDPENAEILTPGHFLIGEAPIVVPAADYKECKIHTLSRWQLTQKLLADFWRRWQDEYLSRLQQRPKWLKKEKEFKIGDIVLIKTDNLPPGKWSLGRIMDKHPAEDGLTRVYSVKSGSAIVKRSVTKLCALPVDTETL; encoded by the coding sequence ATGGAACCAACGGAGAGAAGCGAATATGTCAAGAATAACAACTTATGTTACAACTGTCTAGTACCAGGGCATTCAGCATCAAAATGTCGAGTACCTGTGTCCTGTAGAATATGTCACCGACGTCATCACTCCCTTCTACATCAACTAAAGCAGACTGAGCCTGTGGCCCCTACGAGTCCCTCACAACCACTGGCTTCATCATTACATGTTGTAGAAGACATAGAAGAAGTACAAGCAAACACAGTGATCGCGTTACATCTCACTACTAGACAGAAATCAGCACTACTAGCGACTGCTGTGGTGGAAGCAAGAAGCAACCAAGGTCACATCATTCCACTGCGCGCGCTAATAGACCAAGGTTCCGAAGAATCATTTATAAGCGAGAAAGCGGCTCAACTGCTCAAGCTTGACCGACAACATGTAAGGGGTAGCATCACGGGCTTGGGTCCTATGAGAACAGAAATCAACCACGTCTGTGAGCTACAAATAAAATCACAGTGGGATAAAACATTTGTCCTACCGGTCAAAGCTTATGTAATGTCGAAACAGCTGACCAAGAAGTTACCCAAGAAGCATATTGTTCGACAACCATGGCCTCATTTACAAGGATTACAGCTAGCAGATCCTAATTACAACAACTCGGGACCCATAGATCTCTTGCTAGGGGTCCGAGTATACGCTAGAATACTGCAAGCAGAACTAGTCAAAGGTCCACCAGGTACACCATGCGCACAAAGAACTAACCTGGGCTGGATTCTTTTTGGAGAGAGTGATATCACATCAGAAGAAGATTCTTACCTCATCATGCACCATCAGGTCGATATAGAAGACACACTGAAATCTCTATGGGAAATAGAAACGGACACTAATAGAAAATACACCAAGGAAGAACAACTATGTGAAGAAATCTATGAAAAAACAGTCACTCGAAACCAAGAAGGAAGATACATTGTGAAGCTGCCATTTAAGACTGAGAATCCAAGAGTACTTGATGGAAATACAAAAGAGATAGCTACAAAGAGATTCATGCAATTGGAAAGAAAGTTTAAGCGTTCGCCGAACCTCAAAACAGAATTCATAAAGGGTATTAATGATTACCTGGAAGAAGGACATCTAGAAGAAGTACCTGAAAAGGAAAAGGAAGATAAATCGGTGTACTTGCCATATCACGCTGTAATTCGCGACGATAAAGAAACTACGCGCACGCGTCTTGTTTTTGACGCTTCATGCAAAGGATCCAACAACGTCTCACTAAATGATGAACTCATGATAGGCCCACAACTACAAGATGACTTGAGAAATCTTTTAATGAGATGGAGACTGAAACGAGTTGGCTTCGTGGCAGACGTTCAGAAGATGTACCGCCAAATATTGGTAACAAAAGAGGACGCAAATTACCAACGCATTCTTTGGCGACAAGACGAGTCTGAAGAGTTGAAGGAATATCGTATGCTCCGAGTCACTTTCGGTACCGCTCCAGCTCCATACTTAGCGGTCAAGACACTTCAAAAGATTGCTATCgatgaagaagaaaaacaaCTCGGTAAACGTGTAACCAACAACCACAGCAAAGTggcaatcaaaacaataaaagaaGACTTTTATATGGACGACTTGCTGTCAGGGGCAGCAACCGCTGATGAAGCTATTGCAATAGCTAATGAAGTAACGCGCATCCTAAAACAAGGCGGATTCCAACTCATGAAATGGTGTTCTAATAACATTGAATTTATGAAATCTATTGATGAAGATAAGAGATCAGCTAATGCACAGGTAGAACTGAACCTTGATGGAACTATAAAGGCACTTGGAATTGCATGGAACCTTGGTGCAGATAAATTTCAATATAACTTATCACTGCCGCCAATGTCAAAGACTATAACTAAACGTGGGATATTATCAGATGTACAAAGGCTATTTGATCCACTAGGCTGGATCGCACCAAGCACTGTTATGGCGAAGATGCTGATGCAAAGGTTATGGCTTGAAAAGGTGTCGTGGGATGAATCTGTCAGCCCTGAGCTCGAAGAAGAATGGAAACAGATAAGAGATGATTTTGAAAATGTCAAAGATATAAAAATGGATAGATGGCTTGGCACAACAGAAACGGAAGAAGAAAAGATACAGATACACGGATTTAGCGACGCATCTATGCGTGCTTACGCAGCTGTCGTATACATAAGAGTTGAGAgtgaaaacaaaataacaacaaaaatcatCGCTGCACGAACGAGAATATCTCCTTTGAAAACGATCTCTCTCCCGAGATTAGAATTATGTGGCGCCTTACTCCTGTCTAAACTAATGAAACAGATTGGATCGGCGATGAGAATACCAACTACAAGCATGTTCGCATGGACCGACTCTTCGATAGTGATCGCTTGGCTTTGTGGAGAACCCAATAGATGGAAACCGTTTGTAGCCAACCGCGTCGTAGAAATTGTTGAGAACTTAAACAACAAACACTGGTACCATGTGCAATCTAAAGATAACCCTGCAGATATCGCTTCAAGAGGAATGAAACTGTCCACACTTAAGAACTATGATCTGTGGTGGCACGGCCCGAGCTGGTTAtctgaaaaagaaataaatattagtaaacaAGAGGATTTTACAACAGATgaagaaataaaagtacaaaaaattcaaacttaCCTGAATATTGAGGACCTGGAAAAACAAGAAAAGACATTGACTACACAATTTGGAGATTTTGATAAACTAACTGAACTACTTAAAAGTATTATCTATTGCCGAAGATTCCTAAACTACAAGAAAAATCCAGATGGCATTGACAAAGATATAACTACAATAGAATTACAAAACGCTATGAATATTTGCATAAAAATGGCACAGCAAGAAGAATATCAAGAAGAAATAGAACGGTTGATATCAAATAAACAAGTCAAAAGAAAGAGCTGCTTACGATCCCTCGCCCCATACGTAGATGAAAACAAATTCCTCAGGGTGGGCGGTCGCCTCAGATATGCAAATATAGATGAGAACAGAAAGCATCCAATCATTCTGGGAAACAAGAACTCGTTAGTACCACTAATAATTGCTGACGCACATACGAGAACGCTTCATGGTACTATGGCTGAAATGCTATGCTACTTACGTTCTAAATACTGGATATTACGAGCAAAGTCGTTAGTCAAGAGACACATACAGAAATGCCTTACTTGTGCAAAACAAAATGCTACGTCGAAACCTCAAATCATGGGAGATTTACCGGAGACGAGAGTCACTCCTTCGAGACCATTTCTACACAGTGGAGTAGACTTTGCAGGGCCATACCAGATATTGACGTCTAAAGGCAGAGGAGGAAAAACTGTGAAGGCATacattgctatttttatttgtatggccGTCAAAGCAATTCACATTGAACTAGTTGGAGACCTTACTTCAGAAGCGTTCATAGCAGCATTCAAACGCTTCGTCGCTAGAAGAGGAAAATGTACTCACATGTGGAGCGACCAGGGTAGAAACTTTATAGGTGCTAACAAAGAACTTGTAGAAGCCTGGAATGAAGCTAAATTGAAATTTACCGGACCAATAGCAGAGACACTTGCAATCGAAGGCACACAATGGCACTTCATTCCAGCTTATAGCCCTAACTTCGGTGGTCTTTGGGAAGCTGGCGTCAAGTCCATAAAACACCATCTAAAGAGAGTTCTGACAACAAACCTGACATTCGAAGAGATGACGACCGTACTTTACGAGACCGAGGCCTGTTTGAATTCTCGGCCCCTGTGTCCTCTCGATAACTCAGACCCTGAAAACGCTGAAATACTCACCCCAGGACATTTCTTAATAGGTGAAGCCCCTATAGTTGTTCCAGCAGCAGATTATAAAGAATGCAAAATACATACCTTGTCACGCTGGCAACTTACGCAGAAACTGCTGGCAGATTTTTGGCGTCGATGGCAAGATGAGTACCTATCCAGACTGCAACAAAGACCTAAATGGCTGAAAAAAGAGAAGGAGTTTAAAATAGGAGATATAGTGCTTATTAAAACTGATAACTTACCTCCAGGCAAATGGTCACTGGGCCGCATTATGGACAAACACCCTGCTGAAGACGGTTTAACTAGAGTGTATAGCGTGAAATCTGGTAGTGCTATAGTGAAACGGTCTGTAACTAAACTATGTGCGTTGCCCGTTGATACTGAAACTTTGTAA